Proteins from a single region of Candidatus Kryptoniota bacterium:
- a CDS encoding family 20 glycosylhydrolase has product MREIAVVILLMVVFGSATTVAQSSINVIPKPDSVVYINGAFRYSAASVISSDDNLGKLAEYLSEQLALFTKISPALVGGKSTDGSGLITLDIDSTSAPANPESYKLDISREKIALTARTEAGLFRGIQTLLQIFPPADSLAPQEVYLIPCCTIIDHPRFSWRGLNLDCCRHFMTKDFIKRYIDLLAYYKFNILHWHLTDDQGWRIEIKKYPRLTQVGAWRKEPDGSVYGGFYTQEDIREIVAYAESRYINVVPEIEMPGHCMASLAAYPENSCTGGPFDVGIQWGVYKDVYCAGRDSTFIFLENILDEVMQLFPSHYIHIGGDEVPKDRWKACPRCQRRIKDNNLKDEEELQSYFIKRIEKYVESKGGEIIGWDEILEGGLAPGATVQSWRGVDGAIQAAQSKHNTIVSPGDYAYFDRSVDELDLDTVYSFNPVPAGLSPDESKYVLGTEANMWSERAPQETVDSKLFPRILALSEVGWTELRKKDYKEFHNRLEGQYERLSCLGVDYGLERKAIGYKTYFDEVKKDFTIELESLQAGTKIRYTLDGGIPSLSSPLYESPLTVKGTSQLIAQSVMNGKLVGNPIDLAFMISKTLNASVSLNIPFWRKYPASGAGSLVDGVRGTMDFRDGLWQGYEGVDIDAVIDLGRQTEISQIGAGFYQNTSSWIFMPDSVVFSVSTDGVKYNQLGVARNDVPQKDPDPVKKDFTLEFGKQNIRFLRVQAKNIGVCPPWHEGAGGKAWLFIDEVYAN; this is encoded by the coding sequence ATGAGAGAAATTGCCGTCGTGATCTTGTTAATGGTTGTGTTCGGTTCTGCGACAACTGTTGCGCAGTCGTCGATAAACGTCATCCCGAAACCCGATTCAGTCGTGTATATAAATGGTGCGTTCCGATATTCGGCCGCGTCCGTGATCTCTTCTGATGATAACCTGGGGAAACTTGCAGAGTATCTGTCGGAACAATTGGCGCTGTTTACAAAAATCTCTCCCGCGCTGGTCGGAGGAAAAAGCACCGACGGATCTGGGCTGATCACTTTAGATATTGATTCCACTTCAGCACCCGCGAATCCTGAATCTTATAAGCTCGACATATCACGGGAGAAAATAGCGTTGACGGCGAGAACTGAGGCAGGACTCTTCAGGGGCATCCAGACACTCCTGCAGATATTTCCGCCGGCGGACTCGTTGGCACCGCAAGAAGTATATCTGATTCCATGCTGCACGATCATCGATCATCCCAGGTTCTCCTGGCGCGGACTCAACCTCGATTGTTGCAGACACTTCATGACGAAGGACTTCATCAAGAGATATATCGACCTCCTTGCTTATTACAAGTTCAACATACTTCACTGGCATCTCACTGATGATCAGGGCTGGCGGATCGAGATCAAGAAATATCCGAGACTTACTCAGGTAGGCGCATGGCGAAAGGAACCGGACGGTTCGGTATATGGAGGATTCTACACTCAGGAGGACATCAGAGAAATTGTGGCTTACGCCGAGAGCAGATACATAAATGTAGTCCCCGAGATAGAGATGCCGGGACATTGTATGGCATCCCTCGCGGCATATCCCGAGAATTCCTGTACCGGAGGCCCGTTCGATGTGGGCATACAGTGGGGCGTATACAAAGATGTTTACTGTGCAGGAAGGGATTCGACATTCATTTTCCTTGAGAATATCCTCGATGAAGTGATGCAGCTTTTCCCGTCTCACTACATTCACATCGGAGGTGACGAAGTGCCGAAGGACCGCTGGAAAGCGTGCCCACGTTGCCAGAGGCGCATCAAGGACAACAATCTCAAGGACGAAGAAGAATTGCAGAGTTACTTCATCAAGAGGATTGAGAAATATGTCGAATCGAAGGGAGGAGAGATAATCGGCTGGGACGAAATACTTGAGGGCGGTCTGGCTCCTGGCGCGACGGTGCAATCGTGGCGGGGTGTCGATGGAGCGATTCAGGCGGCACAGAGCAAACACAACACGATTGTGTCTCCCGGCGACTACGCGTATTTCGATAGGAGTGTGGATGAGCTGGATCTGGATACCGTGTACTCATTCAACCCGGTCCCTGCCGGTCTTTCTCCCGACGAATCGAAGTATGTCCTGGGCACGGAGGCAAACATGTGGAGCGAAAGGGCGCCGCAGGAAACGGTCGACAGCAAACTCTTCCCGCGCATTCTTGCACTTTCGGAAGTCGGCTGGACTGAACTCCGTAAGAAAGACTATAAAGAATTTCATAACAGGCTGGAGGGTCAGTACGAACGCCTCTCGTGCCTTGGCGTCGATTACGGCCTTGAAAGAAAAGCGATCGGATATAAGACGTACTTCGATGAAGTGAAAAAGGACTTCACGATTGAACTTGAGTCGCTGCAGGCGGGAACGAAAATCCGTTACACGCTCGACGGAGGCATACCTTCTCTCTCTTCGCCGCTGTACGAATCGCCTTTAACCGTTAAGGGGACTTCCCAGCTCATTGCACAATCGGTGATGAACGGAAAACTCGTTGGAAATCCAATCGATCTTGCATTCATGATTTCTAAAACCCTAAATGCGAGTGTCTCATTAAACATCCCGTTCTGGCGAAAATATCCTGCAAGTGGAGCCGGCTCTCTTGTCGACGGAGTGCGGGGAACGATGGACTTCCGGGACGGACTGTGGCAGGGTTACGAAGGAGTGGATATTGACGCAGTGATTGACCTCGGCAGACAAACCGAGATTTCCCAAATTGGTGCCGGCTTCTATCAGAATACAAGCTCGTGGATCTTCATGCCCGACAGCGTGGTGTTCTCGGTCTCGACTGACGGCGTGAAGTACAATCAATTGGGAGTTGCAAGGAATGATGTCCCCCAGAAGGACCCCGATCCTGTGAAAAAAGATTTTACTCTGGAATTCGGCAAACAGAATATACGATTCCTGAGAGTTCAGGCGAAGAATATAGGCGTCTGCCCTCCATGGCACGAGGGAGCTGGAGGAAAGGCCTGGCTTTTCATCGATGAGGTATATGCCAATTGA
- a CDS encoding alpha-L-fucosidase, whose protein sequence is MKRTALVVLFLMLASGLSFGQDYLQKYYPETDTLVLGNLHKWQGNKFGLLMHWGTYSQWGVVESWSICSEDEGWEKRRDSNYTEYKTRYQDLIKTFNPVKFNPAKWAEAAEDAGMKYVVFTTKHHDGFCMFDTKTTDYKITGPDCPFHTDPRANIAKEIFDAFRKDGFMIGAYFSKPDWHSPYYWWPNFATPDRNPNYSIRRHPDRWQKFVEYTQAQINELMSDYGRIDILWLDGGWVRQKTDAEITEEKLSADYPVFPQSQDIDMPLIVRDAREKQPGLIVVDRAVPGPDQDYLTPENTVPDHPLPYPWETCMPMATSWSYVPHDKYKSVGELIHLLVDIVSKGGNFLVNIGPGPDGEFDPVAYERLKGIGEWMKINGEAIYKTHPVAPYKDGKVCLTQLDDGTTYAIYLADKDETNPPPKIWMSEFCPESGAKVTLLGSNSELIWEKVGNGFEVEVPSSYQQHPPCKYAWVLKISGQHK, encoded by the coding sequence ATGAAAAGGACCGCCTTGGTAGTTTTGTTCTTAATGCTGGCTAGCGGGTTGTCGTTCGGCCAGGACTATTTGCAAAAGTATTACCCTGAGACCGACACGCTGGTACTGGGGAATCTCCATAAGTGGCAAGGAAACAAGTTCGGTCTCCTCATGCATTGGGGCACGTACAGTCAATGGGGCGTTGTTGAATCGTGGTCGATCTGTTCGGAAGACGAAGGATGGGAAAAGAGACGAGACTCGAATTATACGGAATACAAAACACGGTACCAGGACCTGATAAAGACTTTCAATCCGGTGAAGTTTAATCCTGCAAAATGGGCTGAAGCTGCTGAAGACGCAGGAATGAAATACGTCGTGTTCACGACAAAGCATCACGACGGGTTTTGCATGTTTGATACGAAAACGACCGATTACAAAATCACTGGGCCCGATTGTCCGTTTCACACCGATCCCCGCGCAAATATCGCAAAGGAAATTTTTGACGCGTTCAGAAAAGACGGATTCATGATTGGCGCCTATTTCTCGAAACCTGACTGGCATTCTCCATACTACTGGTGGCCGAACTTCGCTACGCCTGACAGAAATCCTAATTACAGCATCAGACGTCATCCCGACAGGTGGCAGAAGTTTGTCGAGTACACGCAGGCTCAAATTAACGAGCTCATGTCCGATTATGGCCGCATCGATATTCTCTGGCTGGACGGCGGATGGGTGCGGCAGAAAACCGATGCGGAAATTACTGAAGAGAAATTGAGCGCGGATTATCCGGTGTTTCCGCAGAGTCAGGACATCGACATGCCGCTCATTGTCAGAGATGCCAGGGAAAAACAACCCGGACTGATTGTCGTCGACCGTGCTGTGCCGGGTCCGGATCAGGACTATCTTACGCCGGAGAATACCGTCCCGGATCACCCGCTTCCGTATCCGTGGGAAACATGCATGCCGATGGCGACAAGCTGGTCGTACGTCCCACATGACAAGTATAAATCAGTCGGCGAATTGATACATCTGTTGGTCGATATTGTTTCGAAAGGCGGAAATTTTCTCGTTAATATCGGCCCGGGACCTGATGGTGAATTCGATCCGGTCGCTTACGAGAGACTTAAAGGAATCGGCGAATGGATGAAGATCAACGGCGAGGCGATATACAAGACTCATCCCGTCGCGCCATATAAAGATGGAAAAGTCTGCTTGACTCAGCTCGATGACGGAACAACCTACGCAATATATCTTGCGGATAAAGATGAGACTAATCCCCCTCCGAAAATATGGATGTCTGAATTTTGTCCTGAGAGCGGGGCAAAGGTCACACTTCTCGGCTCAAACAGCGAACTCATTTGGGAGAAGGTGGGGAATGGATTCGAAGTGGAGGTGCCCTCGTCATATCAACAGCATCCTCCGTGCAAGTACGCGTGGGTACTGAAGATTTCCGGCCAGCATAAATGA
- a CDS encoding glycoside hydrolase family 35 protein, whose product MKRIFLVLSFLAAVVSARETRHSFAISGNNFLLDGKPFQIISGEMHFSRIPREYWRSRLRMAKAMGLNTVCTYVFWNVEEPEKGKFNFKRGADVAAFVRIAQEEGLWVLVRPSAYACAEWEFGGYPYWLLNEKGMKVRSRNPDFMKLMKNYYERLGKELAPLQVTNGGPILMVQIENEYGSYGNDKKYLMMNEQLMRDAGFDVPFYTLDGIDRVSMGSVEGALPAVDGSTDVEQIEDTVRTYHNGSGPFFIGEWYPGWFDDWGKPFNTVSAKVCAEQLDTIIAHGLSVNMYMAHGGTTRAFMNGANYSDDNPYSPQISSYDYDAPIDEAGHATPKYFALRKVIRKFLSDSSKIPPVPAVENIIDIRGFKLRYSSDIVHFLPKPARSRVPLTFEELHQPYGYVLYSSSLIGPLKGALHIVHLRDFGIVFVDGKRVAVLDRRLGQDSCEIELAKGENKIDIFVENLGRINYGKYINDNCKGITDSVSIDGKKIDGWKIYGFPMTVQPEVGISREKRSDYPAVLEGDFVLEKVGDAFLDMREFGKGVVWVNGHNLGRYWNIGPQQTLYVPAPWLKIGRNTIAVFEELKTGQDSIGSLTSPILNELKSN is encoded by the coding sequence ATGAAAAGAATATTTCTCGTCCTCAGTTTTCTTGCTGCTGTTGTCTCCGCCCGTGAGACACGGCATTCGTTCGCGATTTCAGGAAACAATTTTCTGCTCGACGGTAAACCATTTCAGATCATCAGCGGCGAGATGCATTTCTCCAGAATACCGAGAGAGTACTGGCGGTCGCGTCTACGGATGGCGAAAGCCATGGGATTGAACACGGTCTGCACTTATGTTTTCTGGAACGTCGAGGAACCCGAAAAGGGAAAATTCAATTTTAAAAGAGGCGCTGATGTTGCCGCATTCGTACGAATTGCCCAGGAGGAAGGACTCTGGGTACTGGTACGGCCAAGCGCCTACGCGTGCGCCGAATGGGAATTCGGCGGGTATCCTTACTGGCTCCTTAACGAAAAGGGAATGAAGGTACGAAGCCGTAATCCGGATTTCATGAAGCTGATGAAAAATTACTATGAACGACTCGGCAAGGAGCTCGCCCCGCTGCAGGTGACGAATGGCGGACCGATTCTGATGGTCCAGATTGAGAATGAATATGGCTCTTACGGAAATGATAAGAAATATTTGATGATGAATGAGCAACTGATGCGCGATGCAGGATTTGATGTTCCGTTTTATACTCTCGACGGGATCGACAGGGTCTCCATGGGATCTGTCGAAGGGGCGCTTCCTGCTGTCGACGGGTCGACCGACGTCGAACAAATCGAAGATACGGTCCGGACCTATCACAACGGGTCGGGTCCGTTTTTCATCGGAGAGTGGTATCCCGGCTGGTTTGACGACTGGGGAAAGCCGTTCAACACCGTGTCCGCGAAAGTATGCGCAGAACAGCTTGACACGATCATTGCACATGGTCTGTCGGTAAATATGTATATGGCGCATGGTGGTACAACCCGTGCGTTCATGAACGGGGCGAACTATTCGGATGACAATCCTTATTCACCTCAGATCAGCAGCTACGATTACGACGCGCCCATAGACGAAGCTGGGCATGCTACACCCAAATATTTTGCTCTGCGGAAAGTGATCCGAAAATTTCTTTCTGACAGCTCGAAGATTCCGCCTGTCCCGGCAGTGGAGAACATTATCGATATTCGCGGGTTCAAACTACGGTACTCCTCGGATATCGTGCACTTCCTTCCAAAACCCGCCCGCTCGAGAGTCCCCCTGACATTTGAGGAACTTCACCAGCCGTACGGTTATGTCCTGTATTCGAGCAGTCTTATTGGCCCGCTGAAAGGGGCACTTCACATAGTTCACCTGAGGGATTTTGGAATTGTATTTGTCGACGGGAAACGCGTCGCGGTCCTGGATAGACGCCTGGGTCAGGATAGCTGCGAAATTGAGCTGGCAAAGGGTGAAAACAAGATCGACATATTCGTCGAGAACCTGGGACGAATAAACTACGGCAAGTATATAAATGATAATTGCAAAGGGATTACTGATTCCGTTTCCATAGACGGAAAAAAAATCGACGGTTGGAAAATTTACGGTTTCCCAATGACAGTCCAGCCGGAAGTCGGTATCTCACGAGAGAAGCGCTCTGATTACCCGGCCGTACTCGAAGGGGACTTTGTGCTCGAGAAAGTCGGAGACGCATTCCTCGACATGCGGGAGTTCGGAAAGGGAGTTGTCTGGGTAAACGGTCACAACCTCGGAAGATACTGGAACATCGGACCGCAGCAGACGCTCTACGTTCCCGCGCCATGGCTCAAGATTGGGAGAAACACGATCGCAGTCTTCGAAGAGCTCAAGACCGGACAGGACTCGATCGGTTCACTCACTTCTCCGATCCTCAACGAGTTGAAATCGAATTAG
- a CDS encoding glycoside hydrolase family 38 C-terminal domain-containing protein: MKRLLIIIFLTIPAHAICQNENPTWPGTFVSGYEETVHGGGFGYHSSQPDVTSAMLIRSLISTDYIEWKTAKLPAEFSGEFAYFVWLFGIDANNGVHHFQLSVNGSRLLTFSNPPSPTRTEWRVDGADSSSLTFIPTLKDRYNDVMGYAILKLRRDLIASDSRQTIRISGENAGSTSWYMTFEAQVEENIEVKQIEALLKKNDKILEPVEFDFVHLGKAAAATVTLPGGIIQNFTIEPGYNSFQIDYPQVDTATQVSAKIAMDGKAISKKITLNPIRKWTVYLVEHTHTDVGYTRPQNEIMAAHLRYIDEALDFCDETDKYQNAAKFHWTCETAWAVREYLRTRPEKQIERLLARIKEGRIEVTGLFLNMSDLLDEPTVANMMETIKEFESHGIPVRTAMQDDVNGAAWCLPDYLASAGVKYFTMGQNTDRALEPFNRPTAFWWESPSGSKVLAYRGEHYMYADNLGILNGDMGSFSENLFRYLKSLEGKGYPYDRTMLQFLGYYTDNAPPSIKACDLVREWNEKYEWPKLELTTIGEYFDYIAKDHSADLPTYRLAWPDWWIDGFGSAENETAHVRDEQAEFIADQGLVAMAQLLGAKPKPALSDNLRTINESNVFYDEHTFGAAESISDPLSYNSTVQWNEKRAFAWNSYRLDGILENEAIALLRPYLPASTTPTATVFNTMSFKRSGVTDAFIFNGMLPAGNAFKIVDQDGNDVPAQLLARRAEGNYWALNVTDVPAFGYKSFKIEASTSPAPTYPEQEFHGKLENKFYTIEFDTTAGAIRSVIDKSNNLQIVDTGAPWKLGEFIYETLPDREGISRHLVDHYTRTSMNKIEFGKIIDGPVWTSVDITGQLPQCADSSGITCEVRLYKQEKQIELVYSMKKKEVLSPEGAYVAFPFSMAAGQISFEAQGGTVVPGRDQLPGSASDWDGVQNFATVRGGAGQIVISSPEIPIMEFGDINVGKFQEVSSYEKPYIYSWVLNNYWTTNFVASQEGGMEWRYEITSTADTSIGFADDFGWSSRMPLVATTNEGSSKGSEIGSKSFLDFGNPDLMLVLARPAWDGNGDILYMREKEGKGTKLDITQLLKPLPGKSVIEVNSLQETIGHPSSEITFSPNELKIIRIK, encoded by the coding sequence ATGAAAAGACTTCTCATCATTATCTTCCTGACTATTCCAGCACACGCGATCTGCCAGAATGAGAACCCCACCTGGCCCGGCACTTTCGTGAGCGGATACGAGGAAACCGTTCACGGTGGAGGCTTCGGTTATCACTCGTCTCAACCCGATGTAACCTCCGCGATGCTGATCAGGTCTCTTATCTCGACCGACTATATCGAGTGGAAGACCGCGAAGCTGCCCGCAGAATTCTCCGGAGAATTTGCGTACTTCGTCTGGCTGTTCGGTATCGACGCGAACAACGGAGTTCATCACTTCCAACTGTCGGTCAACGGGTCACGACTCCTCACCTTCAGCAATCCGCCTTCGCCAACAAGAACGGAATGGAGAGTGGATGGCGCGGATAGTTCCTCGCTCACATTTATTCCGACCTTGAAAGACAGATACAATGATGTAATGGGGTACGCGATCCTGAAACTTCGGCGTGATCTGATTGCATCCGACAGTCGACAAACGATAAGAATCTCCGGGGAGAATGCCGGAAGCACGTCATGGTACATGACATTCGAGGCGCAGGTGGAAGAGAACATCGAAGTAAAACAAATAGAGGCACTCCTGAAGAAGAACGATAAAATCCTTGAACCCGTTGAATTTGATTTCGTCCACCTCGGGAAGGCCGCCGCCGCGACGGTCACGCTGCCAGGAGGTATCATCCAGAATTTCACAATCGAACCCGGATACAATTCATTTCAAATCGATTACCCTCAAGTTGACACCGCGACACAGGTTTCGGCTAAAATTGCAATGGACGGAAAGGCCATCAGCAAGAAAATCACCTTGAACCCGATCAGGAAGTGGACCGTATATCTTGTTGAGCATACCCACACGGATGTCGGCTACACCAGACCGCAGAACGAAATAATGGCAGCTCATCTTAGATACATCGATGAGGCGCTCGACTTTTGTGATGAGACGGACAAGTATCAGAACGCCGCAAAATTCCACTGGACGTGTGAGACCGCCTGGGCTGTGAGAGAATATCTGCGCACTCGTCCCGAAAAACAAATCGAACGCCTGCTTGCCCGAATCAAAGAAGGTCGTATCGAAGTAACAGGTCTCTTCCTTAACATGTCGGATTTACTCGACGAACCGACTGTCGCCAACATGATGGAGACGATAAAGGAATTCGAGTCGCACGGGATCCCGGTGAGGACAGCGATGCAGGACGATGTGAATGGCGCGGCGTGGTGTCTTCCCGATTATCTGGCAAGCGCCGGAGTAAAATATTTCACAATGGGACAGAACACCGACCGGGCGCTGGAGCCATTCAATAGACCGACGGCATTCTGGTGGGAATCGCCTTCGGGAAGCAAGGTGCTCGCGTACCGCGGCGAGCACTACATGTACGCCGACAATCTCGGGATACTGAACGGCGACATGGGCTCGTTCTCCGAAAATCTTTTCAGATATTTGAAATCGCTGGAAGGAAAGGGATATCCGTATGACAGGACGATGCTGCAATTTCTCGGATACTACACCGATAACGCGCCACCGTCAATCAAGGCATGCGACCTCGTCCGGGAATGGAATGAGAAATATGAATGGCCAAAACTCGAGCTCACCACAATCGGGGAATACTTCGACTACATCGCTAAGGACCACTCTGCCGATCTGCCGACATACAGACTTGCATGGCCCGACTGGTGGATAGATGGATTCGGTTCAGCCGAGAATGAGACGGCGCATGTGAGGGACGAGCAGGCAGAGTTCATAGCGGACCAGGGACTCGTGGCTATGGCACAACTCCTTGGAGCAAAGCCAAAACCCGCGTTGTCGGACAATCTCAGGACGATCAACGAATCTAATGTCTTCTATGACGAGCACACATTCGGAGCGGCCGAGAGCATTTCCGATCCGCTGTCCTACAATTCCACCGTTCAATGGAACGAGAAACGTGCATTTGCCTGGAATTCATACAGGCTCGACGGTATTCTGGAGAACGAAGCAATCGCACTTTTACGTCCATATCTTCCGGCCTCTACGACACCGACGGCGACAGTCTTCAACACCATGAGTTTCAAGAGATCGGGCGTGACCGACGCGTTCATTTTCAACGGCATGCTCCCCGCCGGCAATGCTTTCAAAATAGTTGACCAGGATGGGAATGACGTTCCCGCACAGCTCCTTGCGCGCCGCGCAGAAGGAAATTATTGGGCGCTCAATGTTACAGACGTTCCCGCGTTCGGGTATAAATCGTTCAAGATCGAAGCGAGCACCTCTCCAGCTCCTACCTATCCTGAACAGGAGTTTCACGGAAAACTCGAGAACAAGTTTTACACCATCGAGTTCGACACAACTGCCGGAGCAATCCGCAGCGTCATCGACAAATCGAACAACCTGCAAATAGTCGACACCGGCGCTCCATGGAAGCTCGGCGAATTTATTTACGAAACACTCCCCGACAGGGAAGGAATTTCGAGACACTTAGTCGACCATTACACCAGGACATCGATGAACAAGATCGAATTCGGAAAAATCATCGACGGCCCGGTGTGGACAAGCGTCGACATAACCGGTCAACTCCCACAGTGTGCCGACAGCAGCGGGATCACGTGTGAGGTAAGACTTTACAAGCAAGAGAAGCAAATCGAGCTGGTCTACTCGATGAAGAAGAAAGAAGTTTTATCGCCGGAGGGTGCGTACGTAGCGTTCCCGTTTTCGATGGCCGCCGGTCAAATCTCATTTGAAGCACAGGGTGGTACAGTCGTACCAGGACGTGACCAGCTTCCCGGGTCGGCGTCGGACTGGGATGGCGTACAGAATTTCGCAACGGTCCGTGGAGGCGCGGGTCAAATCGTCATAAGCAGTCCTGAAATTCCGATAATGGAATTCGGCGACATCAACGTCGGGAAATTCCAGGAAGTCTCGAGTTATGAGAAGCCCTACATCTACTCATGGGTGTTGAACAACTACTGGACAACGAACTTTGTCGCGAGCCAGGAAGGCGGAATGGAGTGGCGATACGAGATTACTTCCACTGCCGATACTTCGATCGGGTTTGCCGATGATTTCGGATGGAGTTCACGCATGCCTCTCGTGGCGACAACGAATGAAGGAAGCTCCAAAGGAAGTGAAATCGGTTCGAAATCATTTCTAGACTTCGGGAACCCGGACCTGATGCTTGTTTTGGCCCGGCCGGCATGGGATGGCAACGGCGACATCCTCTACATGAGGGAGAAAGAAGGCAAAGGTACAAAGCTTGATATTACACAGCTCCTCAAACCTCTTCCTGGAAAATCCGTCATCGAAGTCAACAGCCTTCAGGAGACGATCGGACATCCTTCTTCCGAAATTACATTTAGTCCGAACGAATTGAAGATTATCCGGATAAAGTGA